One window of the Pseudofrankia sp. DC12 genome contains the following:
- a CDS encoding sigma-70 family RNA polymerase sigma factor: MTLSALELHDDAPRARTSARRPRRSTSAARTSSARTLTAVAEDIDELDVSTVAELIARGRESGEVSRSELREALETADVGTELLPALVARLVAAGVEVVEEEDGAERSAAPSEPGRVTAEHAGTADLVRMYLREIGRVPLLNAAQEVELSKRVEAGLFAEHKLNTAGDLEPDLHRDLKLLVRDGEAAKQQLVSANLRLVVSVAKKYSGRGMTLLDLVQEGNLGLIRAVEKFDYAKGYKFSTYATWWIRQAIGRALADQARTIRIPVHVVEQINKITRLQRQLVSTLGREPTDEELALELDMPLEQVVELRRYAQDTVSLETTVGDDGDSVLGDFIEDSDATSPADAASYGAMQDEIDHVLGNLSPREREVMRLRFGLADGKQHTLAEVGNRLGLTRERIRQIERDTLRELRKPAVAGRLREFLD; the protein is encoded by the coding sequence ATGACGCTGTCTGCTCTGGAACTTCACGACGACGCCCCGCGCGCGCGTACCAGCGCGCGGCGCCCGCGTCGGTCGACTTCCGCTGCCCGTACCTCTTCCGCCCGTACCCTGACGGCAGTCGCCGAGGACATTGACGAACTCGACGTCAGCACTGTCGCGGAGCTGATCGCCCGCGGTCGCGAGTCCGGCGAGGTCAGCCGGTCCGAGCTGCGCGAGGCCCTCGAGACCGCCGACGTCGGCACCGAGCTGCTGCCCGCGCTGGTCGCCAGGCTCGTCGCGGCCGGCGTCGAAGTGGTCGAGGAGGAGGACGGCGCGGAGCGATCCGCTGCCCCGTCCGAGCCCGGCCGCGTGACGGCTGAGCACGCTGGCACCGCCGACCTCGTGCGCATGTACCTGCGCGAGATCGGCCGGGTCCCGCTGCTCAACGCCGCCCAGGAGGTCGAGCTTTCCAAGCGGGTCGAGGCCGGCCTCTTCGCCGAGCACAAGCTCAACACGGCAGGCGACCTCGAGCCCGACCTGCACCGTGACCTGAAACTGCTGGTCCGCGACGGCGAGGCCGCCAAGCAGCAGCTGGTCTCGGCCAACCTGCGTCTGGTCGTCTCGGTCGCCAAGAAGTACAGCGGCCGTGGCATGACGCTGTTGGACCTGGTGCAGGAGGGGAACCTCGGTCTCATCCGCGCGGTCGAGAAATTCGACTACGCCAAGGGATACAAGTTCTCGACCTACGCCACCTGGTGGATTCGCCAGGCCATCGGCCGCGCGCTGGCCGACCAGGCCCGGACGATCCGGATCCCCGTCCACGTGGTCGAGCAGATCAACAAGATCACTCGACTGCAGCGCCAGCTCGTCTCGACGCTCGGCCGCGAGCCGACCGACGAGGAGCTCGCGCTCGAGCTCGACATGCCGCTCGAGCAGGTCGTGGAGCTGCGCCGGTACGCGCAGGACACGGTCAGCCTGGAGACCACCGTCGGTGACGATGGCGACTCCGTGCTCGGCGACTTCATTGAGGACTCGGACGCGACCTCGCCCGCGGACGCCGCCTCGTACGGCGCCATGCAGGACGAGATCGACCACGTGCTCGGCAACCTGTCCCCGCGCGAGCGGGAGGTGATGCGCCTGCGGTTCGGCCTCGCCGACGGCAAGCAGCACACCCTGGCAGAGGTGGGCAACCGCCTCGGCCTGACCCGCGAGCGCATCCGCCAGATCGAGCGCGACACCCTGCGCGAACTTCGCAAGCCCGCCGTAGCCGGCCGCCTGCGTGAGTTCCTCGATTAG
- a CDS encoding trehalase family glycosidase codes for MPAPRSAGSSAPTLPPDLQSLRATAVEVLRGNDLGDVTRPSPTLYPHQWLWDSCFIAIGLRHVDPARAAAEVLSLLRGQWPNGMIPHVIFAEVDDFYHAGPQRWRIDRVTTTASGALSTGITQPPMIAEAALRVGEMLDPKARADFYRALLPGLIRFHEFLHFERDPDDDGLVTLVHSWESGMDNTPPWMEATLPITPRRVNVLKRLGAAEALDAMRRDSKEVPAEERLTSAELFTLYRVVRELRRSGYAFRNIRETDVPLVQDVAFNAILVRADDHLVEIAAEAGVTLSKRLTRQMRRCREAMERLWSSSTYYSCDFRTGELLRHETVGGFLPLYAGVVPEERVDALVKAMTSPRYWPRYGVASVPADDPVFEPRCYWQGPVWININWLLADGLERYGRHDAARELRANVLNLIVNSGEMFEYYSPLDGSGAGSNSFSWTAALLLDLLAREDLPEIQAEAARMASGRPGVAGVPDARRAGDDAVVGRSAGSGILGGDGHAAGDAG; via the coding sequence ATGCCCGCTCCGAGGTCCGCTGGTTCCTCAGCCCCCACGTTGCCCCCTGACCTGCAGTCTTTGCGCGCGACAGCCGTCGAAGTACTGCGCGGCAACGACCTGGGCGACGTCACCCGGCCGTCCCCGACTCTGTATCCACACCAGTGGCTGTGGGACTCGTGTTTCATCGCGATCGGGCTGCGCCACGTCGACCCGGCCCGGGCCGCGGCCGAGGTGCTCTCGCTGCTGCGCGGCCAGTGGCCGAACGGCATGATCCCGCACGTGATCTTCGCCGAGGTCGACGACTTCTACCACGCCGGCCCGCAGCGGTGGCGGATCGACCGGGTCACCACGACGGCCTCGGGCGCGCTGAGCACCGGGATCACCCAGCCGCCGATGATCGCGGAGGCCGCCCTGCGGGTGGGCGAGATGCTCGACCCGAAGGCCCGCGCGGACTTCTACCGCGCCCTGCTGCCTGGCCTGATCCGCTTCCACGAGTTCCTGCACTTCGAGCGTGACCCGGACGACGACGGCCTGGTCACGCTGGTGCACTCCTGGGAGTCGGGGATGGACAACACCCCGCCCTGGATGGAGGCCACGCTCCCGATCACCCCGCGCCGGGTGAACGTGCTCAAGCGGCTGGGCGCGGCCGAGGCACTGGACGCGATGCGCCGGGACTCCAAGGAGGTCCCGGCGGAGGAGCGCCTCACCTCGGCCGAGCTGTTCACCCTCTACCGGGTGGTCCGGGAACTGCGCCGCAGCGGGTATGCCTTCCGGAACATCCGGGAGACGGACGTGCCGCTGGTGCAGGACGTCGCGTTCAACGCGATCCTCGTCCGGGCCGACGACCACCTGGTCGAGATCGCGGCCGAGGCGGGCGTGACGCTTTCCAAGCGGCTGACCCGCCAGATGCGCCGCTGCCGCGAGGCGATGGAGCGGCTCTGGTCGTCCTCGACCTACTACAGCTGCGACTTCCGTACCGGTGAGCTGCTGCGCCACGAGACCGTCGGCGGTTTCCTGCCGCTGTACGCGGGCGTCGTGCCTGAGGAGCGGGTCGACGCGCTGGTCAAGGCGATGACCTCGCCACGGTACTGGCCCCGCTACGGCGTCGCGAGCGTGCCCGCCGACGACCCGGTCTTCGAGCCCCGCTGCTACTGGCAGGGCCCGGTCTGGATCAACATCAACTGGCTGCTCGCCGACGGGCTGGAGCGGTACGGCCGACACGACGCGGCCCGCGAGCTGCGCGCGAACGTGCTGAACCTGATCGTCAACTCGGGGGAGATGTTCGAGTATTACTCGCCGCTGGACGGCTCGGGCGCCGGCAGCAACAGCTTCTCGTGGACCGCGGCGCTGCTGCTCGACCTGTTGGCCCGCGAGGACCTGCCCGAGATCCAGGCCGAGGCGGCGCGGATGGCGAGTGGGCGGCCAGGTGTCGCCGGGGTGCCGGACGCCCGGCGGGCCGGCGACGACGCCGTGGTGGGGCGGTCCGCCGGCAGCGGGATCCTCGGCGGCGACGGCCATGCTGCTGGGGACGCCGGCTAG
- a CDS encoding SRPBCC domain-containing protein: protein MVDILHRVGTNTPTPEKVYDALTTVEGLAGWWTEDTKGSGDLGGVLAFRFPVGGFDMEVVELRPAERVAWRVVDGPEEWVGTTVGWDLRQNGDYTIVLFSHAGWREPGEFMHHCSTKWGSFLMSLKSLVETGAGAPAPRDVQISDWH, encoded by the coding sequence ATGGTGGACATCCTGCACAGGGTCGGAACGAACACCCCGACGCCGGAGAAGGTGTACGACGCGCTGACGACGGTCGAGGGCCTCGCCGGCTGGTGGACCGAGGACACGAAGGGAAGCGGCGACCTCGGCGGGGTGCTGGCGTTCCGGTTCCCGGTCGGTGGTTTCGACATGGAGGTCGTTGAGCTGCGGCCGGCCGAGCGGGTGGCCTGGCGAGTGGTCGACGGCCCCGAGGAGTGGGTCGGGACGACGGTCGGCTGGGACCTGCGGCAGAACGGCGACTACACGATCGTGCTGTTCAGCCACGCGGGCTGGCGCGAGCCGGGGGAGTTCATGCACCACTGCAGCACCAAGTGGGGCTCGTTCCTGATGAGCCTGAAGTCGCTGGTGGAGACGGGCGCGGGCGCGCCCGCGCCGCGAGACGTGCAGATCAGCGACTGGCACTGA
- a CDS encoding helix-turn-helix domain-containing protein, giving the protein MSSAVAEKVDDDLWSAIGDPTRRRLLDLLLIDGTGTATSLSRQLPVTRQAVAKHLGVLDRVGLVQAAPAGREKRYRVDDAQLARAVAQLTAVGSAWDARLRRIKGIAESIQRAQADRQQD; this is encoded by the coding sequence GTGAGCAGCGCGGTCGCCGAGAAGGTCGACGACGACCTCTGGTCCGCGATCGGGGACCCGACCCGCCGCCGCCTGCTCGACCTGCTGCTCATCGACGGCACCGGCACCGCGACCTCGCTGAGCCGGCAGCTTCCGGTCACCCGCCAGGCGGTGGCCAAGCACCTCGGCGTTCTGGACCGGGTCGGCCTGGTCCAGGCGGCGCCGGCCGGCCGCGAGAAGAGATACCGGGTGGACGACGCCCAGCTCGCGCGCGCCGTGGCGCAGCTGACCGCGGTCGGGTCGGCGTGGGACGCCCGGCTGCGGCGGATCAAGGGGATCGCCGAGTCGATCCAGCGTGCCCAGGCCGACAGGCAACAGGACTGA
- a CDS encoding SRPBCC family protein, with the protein MELGTIEREIYIDASPEVVFEVVSSPDHVKEWWPDDARYEPTLGSTGELVFGDRDAGGTVMAFTVVEAWKPRTFAFRWTHPADQAAAAGNSLLVTFELVPSGAGTLLKMTETGFRELGWEAAVLEQQYNDHVSGWDFYLARLGPYVAKLGVRP; encoded by the coding sequence ATGGAGCTCGGCACCATCGAGCGCGAGATCTACATTGACGCGTCGCCCGAGGTCGTCTTCGAGGTGGTGAGCAGTCCCGACCACGTCAAGGAGTGGTGGCCGGACGACGCCCGGTACGAGCCGACCCTCGGATCCACGGGGGAACTCGTCTTCGGGGACCGCGACGCGGGCGGGACCGTGATGGCCTTCACGGTCGTCGAGGCGTGGAAGCCGCGGACCTTCGCGTTCCGCTGGACGCACCCGGCCGACCAGGCCGCGGCGGCGGGCAACTCGCTGCTGGTCACCTTCGAGCTGGTCCCCTCGGGCGCCGGCACGCTGCTGAAGATGACCGAGACCGGCTTCCGCGAGCTGGGCTGGGAGGCCGCGGTCCTGGAGCAGCAGTACAACGACCACGTCTCCGGCTGGGACTTCTACCTGGCGCGCCTGGGGCCGTACGTCGCGAAGCTCGGGGTGCGGCCGTGA
- a CDS encoding VWA-like domain-containing protein — translation MSALTGPDRTKIAAARIWAVARQPYLARALFACSVVAAPASGTIAVDRNWRLCVDPDLLAGFDPTELGRLFLHLTGHLIRDHAARAEANGVTEDEGRARWNRSADAEINDDLEVDGCRPRAAPDLPGDLDAPAGQLTEAYYRVAVPGPRHWDCGAGADARPAERGGGIETGDHTADGPPGGLSRAQGDLLRLGVAADIHRQYATDPGTVAGGWLRWAEAMLPSRVDWRRVLAAEIRAAISVAAGAVDYSYRHPSRRARAAPGVVLPTMRRPVPEVAIVCDTSGSMHEGLLAQALAEIDGILSRAGLRGGGVRVLAVDTTVPTLRRVSQAGQVRLAGGGGTDMGAGIAAAARLRPRPSTIIVLTDGYTPWPEQPPPGVRVVIGLLREPGLGTTGPNPPGWARTVVIEATH, via the coding sequence ATGAGCGCGCTGACCGGGCCGGACCGGACGAAGATCGCCGCCGCGCGGATCTGGGCGGTCGCCCGCCAGCCCTACCTGGCCCGCGCCCTGTTCGCCTGCTCCGTCGTGGCCGCGCCCGCGAGCGGCACGATCGCCGTCGACCGGAACTGGCGGCTCTGCGTCGACCCCGACCTCCTGGCCGGCTTCGACCCGACTGAGCTGGGCCGGTTGTTCCTCCATCTCACCGGCCATCTGATCCGCGATCACGCGGCCCGGGCCGAGGCGAACGGCGTCACCGAAGACGAGGGCCGCGCCCGCTGGAACAGGTCCGCCGACGCGGAGATCAACGACGACCTTGAGGTCGACGGCTGCCGGCCGCGCGCGGCCCCCGACCTGCCGGGAGACCTTGACGCCCCGGCCGGACAGCTCACGGAGGCCTACTACCGGGTGGCCGTGCCCGGGCCCCGGCACTGGGACTGCGGGGCCGGTGCCGATGCCCGGCCCGCAGAGCGCGGCGGTGGCATCGAAACGGGGGACCACACGGCGGACGGGCCGCCCGGCGGGCTCTCACGTGCGCAGGGCGACCTGTTGCGGCTCGGCGTCGCCGCGGACATCCACCGCCAGTACGCGACCGACCCGGGCACGGTCGCCGGCGGCTGGCTGCGGTGGGCCGAGGCGATGCTGCCGTCACGGGTCGACTGGCGGCGGGTGCTCGCGGCCGAGATCCGCGCCGCGATCAGCGTCGCGGCCGGTGCGGTCGACTACAGCTACCGCCACCCGTCCCGGCGGGCGCGCGCCGCGCCCGGCGTCGTGCTGCCCACGATGCGCCGGCCGGTCCCCGAGGTGGCCATCGTCTGCGACACCTCGGGTTCCATGCACGAAGGCCTGCTCGCCCAGGCGCTCGCCGAGATCGACGGCATTCTGAGCCGGGCCGGGCTGCGCGGCGGCGGGGTCCGGGTGCTCGCGGTCGACACCACCGTGCCCACGCTGCGGCGAGTCAGCCAGGCCGGTCAGGTCCGCCTGGCCGGCGGAGGCGGCACGGACATGGGCGCGGGTATCGCCGCGGCCGCCAGGCTGCGCCCGCGCCCGTCGACGATCATCGTGCTCACCGACGGCTACACCCCTTGGCCCGAGCAGCCTCCGCCCGGCGTCCGGGTCGTCATCGGCCTGCTGCGCGAACCCGGTCTGGGCACCACCGGGCCGAACCCGCCTGGGTGGGCTCGCACGGTGGTCATCGAAGCCACGCACTGA
- a CDS encoding MoxR family ATPase, whose product MGGQSSVTGALGLAVAARVPVLLWGPPGTGKTSAIQAMAEAAGWPCETVISSIREPSDFAGLPVVTGLGGSARVEFAPPRWATRLVGAGHGLVFFDEISTAPPAVQAALLRVVLERTVGDLTLPDEVAVVAAANPPEQAADGWDLSAPLANRFCHLDWPLDPRAVAEGFAGGWPTVTPPALAGDWPDQVPVARSWVAGFLTVRPELTIAVPEQALTAGRAWPSPRTWEMTARLLAAARAAAVGDGMVSLLVRGCVGPGAGAEFLTWLVEADLPDPESVLADPDSFVLPERGDRAYAALSSIAAVVAADPGSGRWERGWRAFGRAAHAAPDVAAAAARTLARCRPAGAPIPPEVSTFAPLLREAGLLG is encoded by the coding sequence GTGGGTGGACAGTCTTCGGTAACCGGGGCGCTTGGCCTTGCCGTCGCGGCCCGGGTCCCGGTGCTGCTGTGGGGACCGCCCGGGACCGGCAAGACCTCGGCGATCCAGGCGATGGCCGAGGCGGCGGGCTGGCCGTGCGAGACGGTGATCTCCTCCATCCGGGAGCCCTCCGACTTCGCCGGGCTCCCGGTCGTGACCGGCCTCGGCGGGTCCGCCCGGGTGGAGTTCGCGCCGCCACGGTGGGCGACCCGGCTGGTCGGCGCCGGGCACGGGCTGGTGTTCTTCGACGAGATCTCCACCGCGCCGCCGGCGGTGCAGGCTGCGCTGCTTCGGGTCGTGCTGGAACGAACGGTCGGCGATCTCACCCTGCCCGACGAGGTCGCCGTCGTGGCCGCGGCCAACCCGCCGGAGCAGGCCGCCGACGGCTGGGATCTCTCCGCGCCGCTGGCCAACCGCTTCTGCCATCTGGACTGGCCGCTGGACCCACGCGCCGTGGCCGAGGGCTTCGCCGGCGGCTGGCCGACCGTCACGCCGCCCGCCCTGGCCGGCGACTGGCCCGACCAGGTCCCGGTGGCCCGCAGCTGGGTGGCCGGGTTCCTGACCGTACGGCCCGAGCTGACCATCGCCGTGCCTGAGCAGGCCCTGACCGCGGGGCGGGCCTGGCCGAGCCCGCGGACCTGGGAGATGACGGCTCGGCTGCTCGCCGCGGCGCGGGCCGCCGCCGTCGGCGACGGGATGGTCTCGCTGCTGGTGCGCGGCTGCGTCGGCCCGGGCGCCGGGGCGGAGTTCCTGACCTGGCTCGTCGAGGCGGACCTACCCGACCCCGAGTCCGTGCTGGCAGACCCGGACTCCTTCGTCCTGCCGGAACGGGGCGACCGGGCCTACGCGGCGCTTTCGTCGATCGCGGCCGTGGTCGCCGCGGACCCGGGCTCGGGGCGCTGGGAGCGCGGCTGGCGGGCGTTCGGGCGTGCCGCCCACGCGGCTCCCGACGTCGCGGCGGCCGCCGCCCGCACCCTGGCCCGCTGCCGCCCGGCCGGCGCGCCGATCCCACCCGAGGTGTCGACGTTCGCCCCACTGCTGCGCGAGGCCGGCCTGCTCGGATGA